A portion of the Flavobacterium limnophilum genome contains these proteins:
- the panD gene encoding aspartate 1-decarboxylase encodes MQIQVVKSKIHRVKVTGADLNYIGSITIDEALMEASNIIEGEKVSIVNINNGERLETYAIKGEKNSGEITLNGPAARKVQRDDIIIIISYATLDFEEAKTFKPWIVFPNEKDNSLT; translated from the coding sequence ATGCAAATACAAGTAGTAAAATCAAAAATTCACCGAGTAAAAGTGACTGGCGCCGATTTAAATTACATCGGTAGCATTACCATTGACGAGGCATTAATGGAAGCTTCAAATATTATTGAAGGCGAAAAAGTATCGATTGTAAACATCAATAATGGAGAACGATTAGAAACTTATGCCATAAAAGGTGAAAAAAATTCAGGTGAAATAACCCTCAATGGACCTGCCGCAAGAAAAGTGCAAAGAGACGACATCATCATCATCATTTCTTATGCCACTCTTGACTTTGAAGAAGCCAAAACCTTCAAACCATGGATTGTATTTCCCAATGAAAAAGACAATTCCCTGACTTAA
- a CDS encoding glycogen/starch synthase: MEDKRILYVSSEVVPYLAENEVSSMSYEVPKMINNQGGQIRIFMPRYGNINERRHQLHEVIRLSGMNLVVNDLDMPLIIKVASIPKERIQVYFIDNDEYFKRKATFTDEEGVLFPDNDERAIFFAKGVVETVKKLNWVPDIIHVHGWMAAMLPIYMKHYYKNEALFSETKIVTSVYGQSFEGTLDKEMINKVKFDGVPNDSIIDLETPDYENIMKVTIAHSDAVIIASENVSSSLTKFIESSGKPFLPFATKDKFAEAYTNFYKNFVL, from the coding sequence ATGGAAGATAAGAGGATATTATATGTATCATCTGAAGTTGTGCCTTATCTAGCTGAAAATGAGGTGTCTTCAATGTCTTATGAAGTGCCGAAAATGATCAATAATCAAGGAGGACAGATAAGAATTTTTATGCCGCGATATGGGAATATTAACGAAAGAAGACATCAATTGCACGAAGTAATTCGGCTTTCGGGAATGAATTTGGTAGTAAATGACTTGGATATGCCCTTGATTATAAAAGTGGCATCGATCCCCAAGGAAAGAATACAAGTATATTTTATCGATAACGACGAATATTTCAAACGTAAAGCTACTTTTACTGACGAAGAAGGTGTTTTGTTTCCAGATAATGACGAACGCGCCATTTTCTTTGCCAAAGGAGTTGTCGAAACAGTAAAAAAACTCAATTGGGTTCCAGATATTATACATGTTCACGGATGGATGGCGGCCATGTTGCCCATTTACATGAAACATTATTATAAAAATGAAGCCTTGTTTTCTGAAACCAAAATAGTGACTTCGGTTTATGGTCAATCTTTTGAAGGAACTTTGGATAAAGAAATGATTAACAAGGTGAAGTTTGACGGTGTTCCAAATGATTCGATTATTGATTTGGAAACTCCAGATTATGAAAATATCATGAAAGTTACCATTGCACATTCTGATGCTGTTATTATTGCTTCCGAGAATGTGTCTTCAAGTTTAACAAAATTTATAGAATCTTCGGGCAAACCTTTTTTACCTTTCGCCACGAAAGATAAATTTGCCGAGGCTTATACTAATTTCTATAAAAATTTTGTTCTTTAA
- the radA gene encoding DNA repair protein RadA produces MSKVKTSFFCQNCGAQYSKWQGQCNSCKEWNTIAEEIIQKEEKVAWKSESTANSKAPKPLRINEIDSAQEIRMDTTDGELNRVLGGGIVPGSLILLGGEPGIGKSTLLLQISLKLPYKTLYVSGEESQKQIKMRAERITPNGDNCYILTETKTQNIFKQIEAIEPEIVIIDSIQTLHTDYIESTPGSISQIRETTAELIKFAKETNIPVILIGHITKDGNIAGPKILEHMVDTVLQFEGDRNHVYRILRSLKNRFGSTAEIGIYEMLGNGLREVSNPSEILISHKDEELSGTAIATTLEGMRPLMIEIQSLVSTAVYGTPQRSTTGYNAKRLNMILAVLEKRAGFRLGAKDVFLNVTGGISVDDPAIDLAVVAAILSSNEDIPVNKDFCFAGEVGLSGEIRPVNRVDQRIQEAEKLGFSTIFVSKYNKIALKNTIIKIRLVAKIEDVASELFG; encoded by the coding sequence ATGTCCAAAGTAAAAACTTCCTTTTTTTGCCAGAATTGTGGCGCCCAATATTCAAAATGGCAAGGCCAATGCAATTCCTGCAAAGAATGGAACACCATCGCCGAGGAAATCATCCAGAAAGAAGAAAAAGTAGCTTGGAAAAGCGAATCAACTGCTAATTCCAAAGCTCCAAAACCCTTGCGAATCAACGAAATTGATTCCGCCCAAGAAATCCGGATGGACACCACCGACGGTGAACTCAATCGTGTGTTGGGTGGCGGCATTGTTCCCGGTTCCTTAATCCTTTTGGGAGGCGAACCAGGCATCGGAAAAAGCACGCTTTTGCTCCAAATTTCTTTAAAACTGCCATACAAAACTTTGTACGTTTCCGGCGAAGAAAGCCAAAAACAAATAAAAATGCGTGCCGAAAGAATCACGCCAAACGGAGACAATTGCTATATTCTTACCGAAACCAAAACCCAAAATATCTTCAAACAAATTGAAGCCATCGAACCCGAAATCGTCATCATCGATTCCATTCAAACGCTCCATACCGATTATATTGAATCGACTCCGGGAAGTATTTCACAAATTAGAGAAACCACTGCCGAACTGATAAAATTCGCCAAAGAAACCAATATTCCAGTAATTTTAATTGGACACATTACCAAAGACGGAAACATTGCCGGGCCCAAAATATTGGAACATATGGTCGATACCGTTTTACAATTCGAAGGCGACCGAAATCATGTATACCGTATTTTGCGCTCACTAAAAAACCGTTTTGGCTCCACTGCCGAAATCGGAATTTATGAAATGCTAGGCAACGGTTTACGCGAAGTTTCCAATCCATCCGAGATACTGATTTCGCACAAGGACGAAGAATTATCTGGAACCGCCATTGCAACAACTCTCGAAGGAATGCGCCCGTTGATGATTGAAATTCAATCCTTGGTCAGCACGGCAGTTTATGGAACGCCGCAACGCAGTACAACAGGTTACAACGCCAAAAGGCTGAATATGATTCTGGCAGTTTTAGAAAAAAGAGCCGGTTTCAGGCTTGGCGCCAAAGACGTTTTCCTGAACGTGACAGGAGGAATTTCGGTAGATGATCCCGCGATTGATTTGGCAGTTGTGGCCGCTATTTTATCGTCGAATGAAGATATTCCGGTAAACAAAGATTTTTGTTTTGCGGGAGAAGTCGGTTTGTCTGGAGAAATTCGCCCCGTGAATCGTGTGGATCAACGCATTCAAGAAGCAGAAAAATTGGGATTTTCGACCATTTTTGTATCGAAATACAATAAAATAGCCTTGAAAAACACGATAATCAAAATAAGATTGGTGGCTAAAATTGAAGACGTGGCGAGTGAATTGTTTGGGTAA
- a CDS encoding alpha/beta hydrolase — protein sequence MKHTLLLLLFSATVFSQKTTETFVSTKLGESREITIGLPASYEKNPNKQYPILILLDGDYLFDPFFGALNYGAYWDDLPETIIVGISQNKNQERIEDTNYDDFNGVPAKKGASFFEFVGGELLPYIEKKYRVAPFRIIAGHDTTAGYLNFYLYKENPVFNAYISLSPELAPEMEVRIPENLAKLKKPVFYYQSSGEGDLKEVKEDIKTLDTNIKQLTNPMLNYKYDEFKGASHYSTVLYSIPNALYQFFDCYKPISMAEFTEKIAILPSGYTKYLTDKYDGIEKILGFKVPIRATDFKAIEAAILKNKAYQELDDLSQIAKKNYPKSMLADYELGLMFEKLGDTKKAAKAYQKASQLSEIGDLTKNMMLEKFDEMQSLTPKKK from the coding sequence ATGAAACATACATTACTATTGTTACTTTTTTCTGCAACTGTTTTTTCACAAAAAACTACGGAAACCTTTGTTTCAACCAAATTGGGAGAAAGCCGGGAAATCACCATTGGACTGCCCGCTTCCTATGAGAAAAACCCAAACAAACAATATCCAATTCTCATTTTGCTAGATGGAGATTACTTGTTCGACCCCTTTTTTGGCGCTTTGAACTACGGTGCTTATTGGGATGATTTACCGGAAACCATAATCGTTGGCATCAGCCAAAACAAAAACCAAGAACGAATAGAAGACACTAATTACGACGATTTCAATGGAGTTCCTGCAAAAAAAGGAGCAAGTTTTTTTGAATTCGTTGGTGGCGAATTGCTTCCTTATATCGAAAAAAAATACCGCGTGGCACCTTTTCGAATCATTGCCGGGCACGACACCACAGCCGGGTATTTGAACTTTTATCTCTACAAGGAAAATCCTGTTTTCAATGCCTATATTTCTTTAAGTCCTGAACTCGCCCCAGAAATGGAGGTTCGAATTCCAGAAAATTTGGCCAAATTAAAAAAACCTGTTTTTTATTACCAATCCTCGGGAGAAGGCGATTTAAAAGAGGTTAAAGAAGACATCAAAACCCTGGATACCAACATAAAACAGCTTACCAATCCGATGCTAAATTACAAATACGACGAGTTCAAAGGCGCTTCCCATTACTCCACGGTTCTTTATTCGATACCAAATGCCCTGTACCAATTTTTTGATTGCTACAAACCCATTTCAATGGCAGAATTCACTGAAAAAATTGCAATATTACCCAGTGGTTACACCAAATATTTAACCGATAAATACGATGGAATTGAAAAAATTTTAGGGTTTAAAGTTCCTATTCGGGCAACCGATTTTAAAGCCATTGAGGCGGCAATTCTAAAAAACAAAGCCTACCAAGAATTAGACGATTTGTCCCAAATTGCCAAGAAAAATTATCCAAAATCAATGCTTGCCGATTATGAATTAGGCCTGATGTTCGAAAAACTGGGCGACACTAAAAAAGCGGCAAAAGCCTATCAAAAAGCCTCTCAATTAAGCGAAATAGGAGACTTGACAAAAAACATGATGCTGGAAAAATTTGACGAAATGCAAAGTCTAACACCAAAAAAGAAATAA
- a CDS encoding DUF4270 domain-containing protein: MRNNSIFKQILLVASIVLFVSCDKDYNVIGDGLIGENHFTLKDSTFSVVAYNEKITPIQSNNLPINALGIYDNPAFGKTTANFATQLILAAEDPVIGANPVIDSVYIEVPYFVDATQTKALTAGGNSYVLDSIYGKSLAKIKLSIFESGLYMRDKDPVGGFQEAQKYFTDQNTDFENLKKGTRLNDDANKAQNDEFFYNPAQRNLTTTDAAGKKTNVYSTPAMRLKLNSQFFTDKIINAPAGKLTTNEIFKEYFKGLYFKVEQSGTDPGSLAMINFTKGTITINYKEDLSTTVGTVVTVTRVPKSIVLNLSGNQKDKVNTVSLLEQSNTNANYSNATGNPDRVLGDEKLYLKGGEGSLAVIELFDKTDLIGYDKDGNLTGPNGVSDQLDIIRKKGWLINQASLLFNIDASSMANSYEPERVYLYDFTNSRITLDYYSYSGKITRDATSQKRGVSYKVNLTNHIRSLVKHKDSTNIKLGIVVTENIEIPDFYKLRTPTAFLSKAPKASVMNPLGTVLYGGKSSVPDSKRLKLEIYYTKPN, from the coding sequence ATGCGTAATAATTCCATTTTCAAGCAGATTCTATTGGTCGCAAGTATCGTCCTTTTTGTTTCATGCGATAAAGACTATAATGTAATTGGAGACGGCTTAATTGGCGAAAATCATTTTACCCTCAAAGACTCCACTTTTTCTGTTGTGGCTTACAATGAAAAGATCACGCCAATTCAATCCAACAACCTTCCTATAAATGCCTTGGGTATTTATGATAATCCAGCTTTTGGCAAGACTACGGCAAATTTCGCAACGCAATTAATTTTGGCTGCCGAGGATCCAGTAATTGGAGCTAATCCCGTAATAGACAGTGTGTATATTGAGGTGCCTTATTTTGTTGATGCCACCCAAACAAAGGCATTAACGGCTGGTGGGAATAGCTATGTGTTGGATTCTATTTATGGTAAGTCTTTGGCAAAAATTAAGCTGAGTATTTTTGAATCAGGTTTATATATGCGAGACAAGGATCCCGTGGGAGGATTTCAAGAAGCCCAGAAGTATTTTACGGATCAAAACACGGATTTTGAAAATCTTAAAAAGGGAACTCGTTTGAATGATGATGCCAACAAGGCTCAAAACGACGAATTTTTTTATAATCCAGCACAACGCAACCTTACCACTACAGATGCTGCCGGGAAAAAAACCAATGTTTATTCCACTCCAGCAATGCGTTTGAAATTGAACAGTCAATTTTTTACGGACAAGATAATAAATGCCCCAGCGGGTAAATTGACAACCAACGAAATTTTCAAGGAATATTTCAAGGGATTGTATTTTAAAGTGGAGCAATCAGGAACTGATCCGGGAAGTTTGGCCATGATCAATTTTACAAAAGGTACAATAACTATTAATTATAAAGAAGATTTATCTACAACTGTAGGGACGGTGGTTACCGTAACAAGAGTTCCTAAGTCAATCGTTCTTAATTTGTCAGGAAACCAGAAAGATAAAGTGAATACCGTGAGTTTGTTGGAGCAAAGCAATACAAATGCAAACTATTCTAATGCTACAGGCAACCCAGATCGTGTGCTTGGAGATGAAAAGTTGTATTTGAAAGGTGGTGAAGGTTCATTGGCGGTTATAGAGCTTTTTGACAAAACGGATTTGATTGGGTATGATAAAGACGGGAATTTAACTGGGCCTAACGGGGTTTCAGACCAATTGGACATTATTCGAAAAAAGGGGTGGTTGATTAATCAAGCCAGTCTTCTTTTTAATATTGATGCCAGTTCAATGGCCAATAGTTATGAACCAGAAAGGGTTTATTTGTATGATTTTACCAATAGTCGAATTACTTTAGATTATTATAGTTATTCGGGAAAAATAACTAGAGATGCAACTTCTCAAAAAAGAGGCGTTTCCTATAAAGTGAATCTTACGAATCATATTAGAAGTCTTGTGAAACACAAGGATTCAACCAATATTAAGCTGGGAATTGTCGTTACCGAAAACATTGAGATTCCAGATTTTTATAAGCTGAGAACGCCAACAGCCTTCTTGTCTAAAGCACCCAAAGCCAGCGTCATGAATCCGCTGGGAACGGTACTTTACGGAGGAAAATCTTCAGTTCCGGACAGTAAAAGATTAAAACTTGAAATTTATTATACAAAACCTAATTAA
- a CDS encoding TonB-dependent receptor, protein MRVYFLFLSLLFCSITFAQNTITGTVTDANNQPISGANIQVLGDKAGTVTDGVGKFTLISSKTLPFTIEVTSLGHETKKVTITSNNQNVNVKLVGEETKLSEVVISASRTPERILESPVTIERMGIKEIKRTASPTFYDGLENLKEVQVNTSSLTFKSINTRGFATVSNTRFMQLVDGMDNSSPLLNFVLGNMIGVSDIDVQSVELLPGASSALYGANAFNGIMFMNSKSPFDFPGISAYLKYGATSQDAAGTNGFYDFGIRMAHKFNNYFAAKANFTYMDGTDWYATNYDDRNHQGQGRTRNNNDYDGINVYGDEQKVYNLNDVGKQMVANGSWAANGLPAAWATSLPKDYVTRTGYNEVDLTNNKASNTKIDFSFHLRPLGDERVEVIWQSKFGFGNAIYQGANRYNLNDFYMSQHKLEVKGKNFFVRGYVTSEDGGKSYDMNFTGTHINEMWKPDATWYGTYAANYAGAINNPASPLFGNVAGSNAFARAKADVGRLVPGTAGFQSAFNTVIADPSSLTGSKLVDNSKIYHSDANYNFKDLIKFGEIQVGGSYRDYQLDSHGRIYTDANSLIKYSEYGAYMQLQKKFMEDRFKFTGSIRYDKATNFDGNYSPRISLVYSGGEKKQHNFRASYQTGFRNPTTQDQYIGFNVGYAALVGSAADNLTRFTETFTVATAVGQSINGGATKIMTGENAYYNSYTRESVGALLATGNTALLKKTNVALVKPEEVQAFELGYRSQIKDVNIDLNGYYNIYNHFIGNTTAIATYYGQAVDGGAGALGTQSLHALQNGNFRVYQLYTNTAPEIHSLGVGIGLSRKMFGNYDFGINYNYAQFDFDQAKDPGFEAGFNTPKHRVKASVGNDKLIENLGFNASVRWNSEYMWESTMVDGMIASATVVDAQINYGLPKLKSVIKLGATNIGGKEYIQVLGAGAIGQQYFASWTINP, encoded by the coding sequence ATGAGAGTTTATTTTCTTTTTCTGTCTTTGCTTTTTTGCAGCATTACTTTTGCTCAAAACACTATTACAGGTACTGTTACAGACGCTAACAATCAACCTATTTCTGGAGCCAATATCCAAGTCCTTGGAGACAAAGCAGGAACGGTAACCGATGGGGTTGGAAAATTTACTTTAATTTCTTCAAAAACGCTTCCTTTTACGATTGAGGTTACGAGTTTGGGTCACGAGACTAAAAAAGTGACTATTACTTCAAACAATCAGAATGTCAATGTAAAATTGGTGGGAGAAGAAACAAAATTGAGTGAAGTGGTGATTTCTGCTTCCAGAACGCCGGAACGAATTTTGGAATCACCAGTTACCATTGAAAGAATGGGGATAAAGGAAATTAAAAGAACGGCATCTCCAACTTTTTATGACGGATTGGAAAACCTGAAAGAAGTACAGGTGAATACCAGTAGCTTAACTTTCAAATCCATAAACACTAGAGGTTTTGCAACTGTTTCAAATACTCGATTCATGCAACTAGTAGATGGAATGGATAATTCTTCCCCTCTTTTAAACTTCGTGTTGGGTAATATGATTGGAGTTTCGGATATTGATGTTCAAAGTGTGGAATTATTGCCTGGAGCGTCTTCTGCATTGTATGGTGCAAACGCCTTTAATGGAATCATGTTCATGAACAGCAAAAGTCCTTTTGACTTCCCGGGTATTTCAGCTTATTTAAAATATGGAGCCACCAGCCAAGATGCTGCCGGCACTAACGGTTTTTATGATTTTGGAATAAGAATGGCGCATAAGTTCAATAATTATTTTGCTGCAAAAGCCAACTTTACCTATATGGATGGAACAGATTGGTATGCCACGAATTATGATGACAGAAATCATCAAGGACAAGGAAGAACCAGGAATAACAACGATTATGACGGGATAAATGTATATGGGGATGAGCAAAAGGTATATAATCTAAACGATGTGGGAAAACAAATGGTTGCAAATGGGAGTTGGGCAGCTAATGGTTTGCCGGCTGCTTGGGCTACCTCATTGCCTAAAGATTACGTGACTAGAACGGGTTACAATGAGGTTGATTTGACAAATAATAAAGCCAGTAACACTAAAATTGATTTTTCATTTCATTTAAGGCCACTTGGTGACGAAAGAGTAGAGGTAATCTGGCAAAGTAAATTTGGGTTTGGAAATGCAATTTATCAAGGGGCAAATCGATATAATTTGAATGATTTTTACATGTCCCAGCATAAATTAGAAGTGAAAGGTAAAAACTTTTTCGTGAGAGGATATGTAACTTCGGAAGATGGAGGGAAATCATACGACATGAATTTTACCGGAACCCATATAAACGAAATGTGGAAACCAGATGCTACATGGTATGGCACTTATGCCGCAAACTATGCTGGGGCAATCAATAATCCCGCAAGTCCCTTATTTGGAAATGTCGCTGGATCCAATGCTTTTGCCCGTGCAAAAGCTGATGTAGGTAGATTGGTGCCGGGAACAGCTGGATTTCAGTCTGCTTTTAACACTGTAATTGCCGATCCAAGTTCATTGACAGGTTCAAAATTGGTGGATAATTCCAAAATATATCATTCAGATGCCAATTATAACTTTAAAGACCTTATTAAATTTGGAGAAATCCAAGTGGGTGGATCGTACAGGGATTATCAATTAGATTCTCATGGCAGGATTTATACAGATGCCAATAGTTTAATTAAATACAGTGAATATGGAGCTTATATGCAATTACAGAAAAAATTTATGGAGGATAGATTCAAATTCACGGGGTCTATTCGTTATGATAAAGCCACGAATTTTGACGGGAATTATTCTCCAAGAATATCCTTGGTGTATTCTGGAGGTGAAAAAAAACAACATAATTTCAGGGCGTCTTATCAAACTGGTTTTAGAAACCCAACTACACAAGATCAATACATTGGTTTCAATGTGGGGTATGCGGCACTTGTGGGTTCGGCTGCTGATAACTTAACAAGGTTTACGGAAACATTTACGGTAGCAACAGCTGTTGGTCAATCTATTAATGGTGGAGCTACAAAAATTATGACAGGAGAAAATGCTTACTACAATTCTTACACAAGAGAATCTGTGGGAGCATTATTGGCAACCGGTAATACAGCATTGTTGAAAAAAACAAATGTAGCATTGGTGAAACCAGAAGAAGTGCAAGCATTTGAGCTGGGATATCGTTCGCAAATCAAGGATGTCAATATTGATCTTAATGGATATTATAATATTTACAATCATTTCATAGGAAACACGACCGCTATTGCAACATATTATGGGCAGGCAGTAGATGGTGGCGCAGGTGCTTTAGGAACGCAGTCTTTGCATGCGCTTCAAAATGGCAATTTTAGAGTGTATCAATTATATACCAACACAGCTCCTGAAATCCATTCATTGGGAGTAGGAATTGGTCTTTCAAGAAAAATGTTTGGAAATTATGATTTTGGAATTAACTATAACTATGCGCAATTTGATTTTGACCAAGCCAAAGACCCCGGTTTTGAGGCAGGTTTCAATACGCCAAAACATAGAGTGAAGGCTTCTGTTGGAAATGATAAATTAATTGAAAATCTTGGGTTTAATGCCAGTGTAAGATGGAACAGCGAGTATATGTGGGAATCCACAATGGTTGATGGAATGATTGCTTCGGCTACTGTTGTTGATGCGCAAATCAATTACGGACTTCCAAAATTAAAATCAGTAATTAAATTGGGTGCAACAAATATTGGAGGAAAAGAATATATTCAAGTATTGGGCGCTGGAGCAATAGGGCAACAATATTTTGCTTCTTGGACAATTAATCCATAA
- the panC gene encoding pantoate--beta-alanine ligase: MHIFYGKAALRDYLKSIKTSNFTIGFVPTMGALHQGHLSLIQKSMQENQATVVSIFVNPTQFNNPEDLAKYPRTLDEDIQKIGNLSPEIIVFAPTVEDIYEGQTVSQSFDFDGLENQMEGKFRPGHFNGVGTIVKRLFEIVEPTNAYFGEKDFQQLQIIKKMVAKNNLKVTIKGCPIFREPNNLAMSSRNALLSSKEKQEASLIYQTLIDAKTKFKKNSATAVTDWIQKSFEKNPDFKLEYFQIADEATLLPCLRKNKNKKYRAFIAVFVNNIRLIDTISLN; this comes from the coding sequence ATGCATATTTTCTACGGGAAAGCAGCTTTGAGAGATTATTTAAAATCTATCAAAACCAGCAATTTCACCATTGGGTTCGTTCCTACAATGGGTGCTTTGCACCAAGGACATTTATCATTGATACAAAAGTCAATGCAGGAAAACCAAGCCACTGTCGTGAGTATTTTTGTAAATCCCACCCAATTCAACAATCCGGAAGACCTAGCAAAATACCCGAGAACGCTGGATGAAGACATCCAAAAAATAGGAAATTTGAGTCCAGAAATCATCGTTTTTGCCCCAACTGTCGAAGACATTTATGAAGGCCAAACCGTTTCGCAATCTTTCGATTTTGATGGATTGGAAAACCAAATGGAAGGAAAATTCAGACCCGGACATTTCAATGGTGTTGGAACCATCGTAAAACGTCTTTTCGAAATTGTGGAACCCACCAATGCCTATTTTGGAGAGAAAGATTTTCAGCAATTGCAAATCATAAAAAAAATGGTGGCAAAAAACAACTTGAAAGTCACCATCAAAGGATGTCCCATTTTCAGGGAACCGAACAATTTGGCGATGAGTTCTAGAAACGCACTTTTGTCATCAAAAGAAAAACAGGAAGCTTCCTTGATTTACCAAACGTTAATTGACGCCAAAACAAAATTCAAAAAAAACAGCGCCACAGCCGTAACCGATTGGATACAAAAATCATTTGAAAAAAATCCTGATTTCAAATTGGAATATTTTCAAATTGCCGACGAGGCCACGCTTTTGCCTTGTTTGCGAAAAAACAAAAACAAGAAATACCGTGCTTTTATAGCCGTATTTGTCAATAATATTCGATTGATTGATACCATTTCATTAAATTAA
- the glmS gene encoding glutamine--fructose-6-phosphate transaminase (isomerizing) yields the protein MCGIVGYIGYREAYPIVVKGLKRLEYRGYDSAGVMLYDGKDLKLCKTKGKVSDLEEKASKEITATGTIGIGHTRWATHGVPNDVNSHPHLSNSGDLAIIHNGIIENYAPLKEELIKRGYVFHSDTDTEVLVNLIEEIQKKENLKLGKAVQIALNQVFGAYAIAVFDKKNPEEIVVARLGSPLAIGIGEGEYFIASDASPFIEYTSNAVYLEDGEMANIRLHKPMKVRKIKDDSLVDPYIQELQMNLEQIEKGGYDHFMLKEIYEQPNVIKDTYRGRLHANEGIIQMSGVEDNLGKFLNAERIIIVACGTSWHAGLVAEYIFEEFTRIPVEVEYASEFRYRNPIIGTRDVVIAISQSGETADTMAAIKLAKEKGAFVFGVCNVVGSSISRETHAGTHTHAGPEIGVASTKAFTTQITVLTMIALRLAKAKGTLTNAEFHRYLQELELIPEKVKEALETNDRAKEIASVFKNSHNCLYLGRGYNFPVALEGALKLKEISYIHAEGYPAAEMKHGPIALIDAQMPVVVIAPKQGHYDKVVSNIQEIKSRSGIIIAVVTKGDTQVRELADYIIEIPETSDALSPLITTIPLQLLSYHIAVMRGCNVDQPRNLAKSVTVE from the coding sequence ATGTGTGGAATAGTTGGATATATAGGCTATAGAGAAGCTTATCCTATTGTTGTTAAGGGGCTAAAAAGACTTGAATATAGAGGATATGATAGTGCTGGGGTTATGTTGTATGACGGAAAAGATTTAAAACTTTGCAAAACCAAGGGTAAAGTTTCGGATCTTGAAGAGAAAGCTTCAAAGGAAATTACTGCCACTGGAACAATTGGAATTGGGCATACCCGTTGGGCGACACATGGTGTTCCGAACGACGTAAATTCTCATCCACATCTTTCTAATTCAGGAGATTTAGCTATTATTCATAACGGAATTATTGAAAATTATGCTCCACTGAAAGAGGAATTGATTAAAAGAGGGTATGTTTTTCACTCAGATACAGATACTGAAGTACTTGTAAATCTTATTGAAGAAATACAAAAAAAAGAAAACCTAAAATTAGGTAAAGCAGTTCAAATTGCGCTAAACCAAGTTTTTGGTGCTTATGCAATAGCCGTTTTTGACAAGAAAAATCCTGAAGAAATTGTTGTTGCCCGTTTGGGAAGTCCATTGGCAATAGGAATTGGAGAAGGTGAATATTTTATAGCCTCGGATGCGTCTCCATTTATCGAATATACATCAAATGCTGTTTATCTAGAAGACGGAGAGATGGCAAACATCAGGTTGCACAAACCAATGAAAGTACGAAAAATTAAAGATGATTCTTTAGTTGATCCCTATATTCAGGAGCTTCAAATGAATTTGGAGCAAATCGAAAAAGGTGGTTACGACCACTTTATGTTGAAAGAAATATACGAACAACCAAATGTCATAAAAGACACCTATAGAGGAAGGCTTCATGCGAATGAAGGGATTATTCAAATGTCGGGAGTTGAAGATAATTTGGGTAAATTTCTAAATGCTGAAAGGATAATTATTGTTGCCTGCGGTACTTCATGGCATGCAGGATTGGTGGCAGAATATATTTTTGAAGAATTTACCAGAATTCCGGTTGAAGTGGAATATGCTTCTGAATTCAGATACAGAAATCCAATTATAGGTACACGTGATGTCGTAATAGCAATATCGCAATCGGGTGAAACTGCCGATACTATGGCTGCCATAAAGCTGGCCAAAGAAAAAGGAGCATTTGTTTTTGGTGTTTGTAATGTTGTAGGTTCTTCTATTTCTAGAGAAACACATGCCGGAACCCATACGCATGCAGGACCAGAAATTGGAGTGGCTTCTACAAAAGCATTTACCACACAAATCACGGTTTTGACCATGATAGCTTTGCGTTTGGCAAAAGCAAAAGGAACTTTGACTAATGCTGAATTTCACAGATATTTACAAGAATTGGAACTCATTCCTGAAAAAGTGAAAGAAGCTTTGGAAACCAATGATAGAGCCAAGGAAATTGCATCTGTTTTCAAAAATTCGCACAATTGTTTGTATCTAGGTAGAGGGTATAACTTCCCGGTTGCTCTTGAAGGAGCCTTGAAGCTAAAAGAGATTTCCTATATTCATGCCGAAGGATATCCTGCGGCCGAAATGAAACACGGACCAATTGCTTTGATTGATGCCCAAATGCCGGTGGTTGTTATAGCACCAAAACAAGGACATTATGATAAAGTAGTGAGTAATATCCAGGAAATTAAATCCCGAAGCGGCATCATTATAGCCGTGGTAACCAAAGGTGATACACAAGTACGTGAGTTAGCCGATTATATTATTGAAATTCCAGAAACATCAGATGCCTTGTCGCCGTTAATTACGACCATACCGTTGCAATTATTGTCCTATCACATTGCGGTCATGAGAGGTTGTAACGTAGATCAGCCTCGTAACTTGGCTAAGTCCGTTACTGTTGAATAA